One part of the Ktedonobacterales bacterium genome encodes these proteins:
- a CDS encoding VOC family protein, which produces MKFVNVRLLVGDIAASIRFWRDVMGFRMAYGDEAMGYAYFETDSAGIEFLTREGFATALGEAVPAARPAGHLAVLVFRVDDVDTAYADFVKRGARPVAGPQDRPAWQARAAHLGDPDGYLVELYTPLQPQQANAPTA; this is translated from the coding sequence ATGAAGTTTGTGAACGTTCGCCTGCTGGTCGGCGATATAGCAGCCTCCATCAGATTCTGGCGCGATGTCATGGGGTTTCGTATGGCGTATGGTGACGAGGCGATGGGCTATGCCTACTTCGAGACGGACAGCGCCGGAATAGAGTTTTTGACACGCGAGGGCTTCGCCACTGCGCTGGGAGAAGCCGTGCCAGCGGCAAGGCCAGCCGGTCATCTGGCGGTTCTCGTCTTCCGCGTGGATGACGTTGACACTGCCTATGCCGATTTCGTCAAGCGCGGCGCCAGGCCAGTTGCCGGGCCACAGGATCGCCCGGCGTGGCAGGCCCGCGCGGCCCACCTGGGCGATCCTGACGGCTATCTCGTCGAACTCTATACGCCGCTGCAACCACAGCAAGCCAACGCGCCCACCGCCTGA
- a CDS encoding ABC transporter permease has protein sequence MAVKQKGERPFIAADQTLDVGAAGEPGAVKPRNISVLGRLVRNAALRPWKIRLGLVIIGFFVLVAIFAPLIAWQDPQAFSRDALLPPSAAHWMGTTQTGQDVFAQLVYGTRVTLIVGFTVGLVATVLSVVIGLIAGYFGGLIDEVLSLLMNVFLVIPALPLAIVMAGYVTVRGPIPVAIVLVVTGWAFGARVLRAQTLSMRQRDFVAAARASGESTLRIVFAEILPNEIAIVCASLIFTVLYAILAEIGLEFLGLSDVTVTSWGNILYWATNGNALLLEAWWWFVPAGLCIALLGAGLAFVNFGIDEITNPRLRDASRS, from the coding sequence ATGGCCGTGAAACAGAAGGGTGAGCGACCCTTCATCGCCGCAGACCAGACGCTGGATGTTGGCGCCGCTGGTGAGCCGGGCGCCGTGAAGCCCAGGAATATCTCCGTCCTGGGCAGACTGGTCAGGAATGCGGCGCTGCGCCCCTGGAAGATTCGTCTGGGCCTGGTCATTATCGGGTTCTTTGTCCTGGTAGCGATCTTTGCGCCGCTGATCGCCTGGCAAGACCCACAAGCCTTTAGCCGCGATGCGCTGCTTCCGCCTTCAGCAGCGCACTGGATGGGTACCACGCAGACGGGCCAGGATGTGTTTGCCCAACTGGTGTATGGCACGCGCGTGACGCTGATCGTCGGCTTTACCGTTGGCCTGGTCGCCACGGTCCTCTCGGTTGTGATCGGCCTGATCGCGGGCTACTTTGGCGGCCTGATTGATGAAGTCCTTTCGCTGCTCATGAACGTCTTTCTGGTGATTCCGGCCCTGCCGCTGGCGATTGTGATGGCCGGCTATGTCACGGTGCGCGGCCCAATACCCGTGGCGATTGTGCTGGTGGTGACTGGCTGGGCCTTTGGCGCGCGGGTGCTGCGCGCGCAGACGCTTTCGATGCGCCAGCGCGATTTTGTTGCGGCAGCCCGCGCCAGCGGCGAAAGCACCCTGCGCATCGTCTTTGCCGAGATTCTGCCCAACGAGATCGCCATTGTCTGCGCCAGCCTGATCTTCACCGTGCTGTATGCCATCCTGGCAGAGATTGGGCTGGAGTTTCTGGGCCTGAGCGATGTCACGGTCACGAGTTGGGGCAATATCCTCTACTGGGCGACCAACGGCAATGCGCTGCTTCTGGAGGCCTGGTGGTGGTTTGTGCCAGCAGGGTTGTGCATTGCCCTGCTGGGCGCGGGCCTGGCCTTTGTCAACTTCGGCATTGATGAGATTACCAACCCGCGCTTGCGCGATGCCTCGCGCAGCTAG
- a CDS encoding ABC transporter ATP-binding protein produces the protein MGTTTVLDIKHVSVDYASASGAVHAVDDVSFSLGRGQIFGLAGESGSGKSTLAYAIARLLRPPAIITQGQMLYYPRPGLDDKNEDDSIMPVDLLDLTPAELRNFRWRKLAIVFQSAMNALNPVLDVGAQITDVLRAHYPAMSRKAQKDRAVELLRLVGIAPDRLHSYPHELSGGMRQRAIIAIALALNPDIIIMDEPTTALDVVVQREILAEIMGLRRDFGFSVIFITHDLSLLLEIADQIAIMYAGRIVETATREQLYRQPRHPYTYGLLHSFPTLHGPRRSMLGIPGSPPDLRAVPSGCAFHPRCSFAFGACQSVVPTLLTPSSEAPEQQVACHLYDSSLNPAGIPQELRPAPVEEQVDSELALRKREER, from the coding sequence ATGGGAACCACTACCGTACTGGACATCAAGCACGTCAGCGTTGATTATGCGAGCGCGTCGGGCGCTGTCCATGCTGTGGATGATGTCAGCTTCAGCCTGGGACGTGGGCAGATTTTTGGCCTGGCCGGTGAGAGCGGCAGCGGCAAATCCACTCTGGCCTATGCGATTGCGCGCCTGCTGCGCCCGCCCGCCATCATCACCCAGGGCCAGATGTTGTATTATCCGCGCCCAGGGCTGGACGATAAAAATGAGGACGACAGCATCATGCCGGTGGACCTGCTGGACCTGACACCGGCAGAACTGCGCAACTTCCGCTGGCGCAAGCTCGCCATCGTCTTTCAGAGCGCGATGAACGCCCTCAACCCGGTGCTGGACGTTGGCGCGCAGATCACCGACGTGCTGCGGGCGCACTATCCCGCCATGTCGCGCAAAGCCCAAAAAGACCGCGCCGTCGAACTGCTGCGCCTGGTGGGCATTGCGCCAGACCGCCTGCACAGCTATCCGCACGAACTGAGCGGCGGCATGCGCCAGCGGGCGATTATCGCTATCGCGCTGGCGCTCAACCCGGACATCATCATTATGGACGAGCCGACGACGGCGCTGGATGTGGTGGTGCAGCGCGAGATTCTCGCGGAGATTATGGGGCTGCGCCGCGATTTTGGCTTCTCGGTGATCTTCATTACCCACGACCTCTCGCTCTTGCTGGAGATCGCCGATCAGATAGCGATTATGTACGCGGGCCGCATCGTAGAGACCGCCACACGCGAGCAACTCTATCGCCAGCCGCGCCATCCCTATACCTATGGCCTGCTCCATTCTTTCCCCACGCTGCATGGTCCGCGACGAAGCATGCTCGGCATCCCCGGATCTCCCCCTGATCTGCGGGCTGTGCCTTCCGGCTGCGCGTTTCATCCGCGCTGCTCTTTTGCCTTCGGGGCCTGCCAGTCTGTTGTTCCGACGCTGCTGACACCCTCCTCAGAAGCGCCGGAACAGCAGGTGGCCTGCCACCTCTACGACAGCAGCCTGAATCCGGCAGGGATTCCCCAGGAACTGCGCCCCGCGCCTGTTGAGGAGCAGGTTGATTCGGAACTGGCGCTGCGCAAGAGGGAGGAACGATGA
- the zwf gene encoding glucose-6-phosphate dehydrogenase, producing MVESAVLTNPLRAGMRGERTPQPCAVVIFGATGDLTKRKLLPALYNLALENPLPAGFSVVAVARRPISNEQWRQYVKDAINEFSRNRPVNPAVWETFSQGLFYHQTEFHDLAGYEELGQLLHHIDHERGINGNHLFYLATSPEYYPDIIQRLGQAKLAHKEGHGHALVANHRGRSHTNHQNHGNSDNHDGDDSAGGWTRIVIEKPFGHDLASAKELNRKVLRVFNEDQVYRIDHYLGKETVQNIMVFRFSNGIFEPIWNRRYIDNVQITVAEQVGVEGRAGYYETAGAIRDIVQNHMLQLLSLTAMEPPVGFEANVVRDEKVKVLHAIPTLEQVQVSKNTVRAQYGKGWLNNQLVPGYSEEPGVPPNSTTETYIAMKLEVDNWRWAGVPFYLRTGKRLAKRVTEIDIEFKRPPFMLFKNTNITELQPNVLSMRIQPDEGISLRFGAKVPGGAMRIRGVNMEFLYGSAFAGEPPEAYERLLLDCMLGDSTLFTRSDETEAAWAIITSVLDGWAANPVSHLPIYEAGSWGPREADVLIERGGRDWRRL from the coding sequence ATGGTCGAAAGCGCCGTCCTTACCAATCCACTGCGCGCCGGAATGCGCGGCGAACGCACGCCGCAGCCCTGCGCAGTGGTCATCTTTGGGGCAACTGGCGATCTCACCAAGCGCAAGCTCTTACCGGCGCTCTATAACCTGGCGCTGGAGAACCCGCTGCCGGCTGGGTTTTCCGTGGTGGCGGTAGCCCGCCGCCCCATCAGCAACGAGCAGTGGCGCCAGTATGTCAAAGATGCCATCAACGAGTTCTCGCGTAACCGCCCCGTGAACCCTGCCGTTTGGGAGACCTTTTCGCAAGGGCTGTTTTACCATCAGACGGAGTTTCATGATCTGGCCGGATATGAGGAATTGGGGCAATTGCTCCATCATATTGATCACGAGCGCGGCATTAACGGGAATCACCTCTTCTATCTGGCAACCTCACCAGAATACTATCCCGATATTATTCAGCGACTGGGGCAGGCCAAACTGGCGCATAAAGAGGGACACGGCCACGCCCTGGTCGCCAACCATCGCGGGCGCAGCCACACCAACCACCAGAATCACGGCAACAGCGACAACCATGATGGCGACGACTCAGCAGGCGGCTGGACGCGCATCGTCATCGAAAAACCGTTTGGGCATGATCTGGCGAGCGCCAAAGAACTCAACCGCAAAGTGCTGCGTGTCTTCAACGAAGACCAGGTCTATCGCATTGACCACTACCTGGGCAAAGAAACCGTCCAGAACATCATGGTCTTCCGCTTCAGCAACGGCATTTTTGAGCCGATCTGGAACCGCCGCTATATTGACAACGTACAGATTACAGTGGCCGAACAGGTCGGTGTAGAAGGCCGAGCGGGCTATTACGAAACCGCCGGAGCCATTCGGGATATTGTGCAGAACCATATGCTCCAACTGCTCTCGCTCACCGCAATGGAGCCGCCCGTCGGCTTCGAGGCCAATGTTGTGCGCGATGAAAAGGTAAAGGTGCTGCACGCGATTCCCACACTCGAACAGGTGCAGGTGAGCAAAAACACGGTGCGCGCCCAGTATGGCAAGGGCTGGCTCAACAACCAGCTTGTCCCAGGCTATAGCGAGGAGCCGGGCGTTCCGCCCAACTCGACAACTGAAACCTATATCGCCATGAAGCTGGAGGTTGATAACTGGCGCTGGGCAGGCGTCCCCTTCTACCTGCGCACAGGCAAACGCCTGGCAAAGCGGGTCACGGAGATCGACATCGAGTTCAAGCGCCCACCGTTCATGCTCTTCAAGAACACCAACATCACAGAGTTGCAGCCCAACGTCCTCTCCATGCGCATCCAGCCCGACGAAGGCATCTCACTGCGCTTTGGCGCGAAAGTGCCCGGCGGAGCGATGCGCATTCGCGGCGTCAATATGGAGTTCCTCTATGGCTCGGCTTTTGCGGGAGAGCCACCTGAAGCCTATGAACGGCTCTTACTCGATTGCATGCTTGGTGATTCCACCCTCTTCACCCGCAGCGACGAAACAGAGGCAGCCTGGGCGATTATCACCAGCGTGCTGGATGGTTGGGCAGCCAATCCAGTATCACACCTGCCCATTTACGAAGCCGGAAGCTGGGGGCCTAGAGAGGCCGATGTGCTGATAGAGCGCGGAGGCCGAGACTGGAGAAGATTATGA
- a CDS encoding serine/threonine-protein kinase, with the protein MADMVGQRLGNYRLVRLLGRGGFAQVYLGEHLRLETQAAIKLLSLHLSNEDVESFLAEARLIARLEHPHIIRILDFDVEQELPFLVMGYAPGGTLRQRHPKGTRLPLDSILTYLKQIADALQFAHDLRVVHRDIKPENLLLGRHDELLLSDFGLAAVARSSRSQSMQELSGTVSYMAPEQLQGKPRPASDQYALGVVVYEWLCGSAPFYGTAAEIATQHLHTPLPPLHEQFPAVPPAVEAVVLRALEKDPHQRFARVQDMAEAFEEACQSVLPTTGALQPGSAARRVPMSVTSGQASFHSAPTLKGSAFQTALPGKRGISRRALLVGSLAFVGLAGIGGGLALWARGRQPALGTTLLTYTGHLSSVVTVVWSPDGKRIASGSSDQTVQVWDGASGGHRLVYRGHMTNVNAVAWAPTAGDQRIASASGNSFFGGEHVVQVWNAVTAERLITYEGHTQPVLGVAWSPDSAHIASGSADKTVHVWDASKGSLILAYTGHAALVSAVGWSPDGAYIASASNDTTVHIWDARTRALRFPLKHTSTVNAVAWSPDGRRIASASGNLFLGGEHTVHIWDAATGGLVLTYSGHAAPVSAVAWSPDGRHIASASSALDKTVRIWDAASGATRYIYRGHTLGVTAVGWSPDGRLVVSASNDGTARVWQAT; encoded by the coding sequence ATGGCCGACATGGTGGGCCAACGCCTGGGGAACTATCGCCTGGTGCGGCTGCTGGGGCGAGGGGGGTTCGCCCAGGTTTATCTTGGCGAGCATCTACGCCTGGAGACACAGGCGGCCATCAAGCTGCTCTCGCTGCACCTGTCGAATGAGGACGTAGAGTCCTTTCTGGCCGAGGCGCGCCTCATCGCGCGCCTGGAACATCCCCATATTATCCGCATTCTGGATTTCGATGTCGAGCAGGAACTCCCGTTTCTCGTCATGGGGTACGCGCCGGGCGGCACACTGCGCCAGCGCCACCCGAAGGGTACACGTCTGCCGCTGGACTCTATCCTCACCTATCTCAAGCAGATTGCCGACGCCCTTCAGTTTGCCCACGATCTCCGAGTGGTCCACCGCGACATCAAGCCGGAGAACCTGCTGCTGGGTCGGCATGACGAACTGCTGCTCAGCGACTTTGGTCTGGCGGCGGTGGCCCGCAGTTCGCGTTCGCAGAGCATGCAGGAATTGAGCGGCACCGTCTCCTATATGGCGCCGGAGCAGCTTCAGGGCAAGCCGCGCCCGGCCAGCGATCAGTACGCCCTGGGCGTGGTCGTCTACGAATGGCTCTGTGGCTCCGCGCCCTTTTACGGCACCGCCGCTGAGATAGCGACGCAGCACCTGCATACGCCGCTGCCCCCACTGCATGAGCAGTTCCCCGCTGTTCCGCCCGCTGTTGAAGCGGTGGTCCTCAGAGCATTGGAGAAAGACCCACACCAGCGTTTTGCGCGGGTGCAGGATATGGCAGAGGCGTTTGAGGAGGCTTGCCAGAGTGTCCTGCCGACGACAGGCGCGCTGCAACCTGGCTCCGCTGCCCGGCGCGTACCCATGAGCGTCACGTCGGGGCAGGCTTCCTTCCACTCTGCTCCCACCCTGAAAGGGAGCGCCTTCCAAACGGCGCTCCCTGGAAAACGCGGCATCTCACGGCGGGCGCTGCTCGTCGGCTCTCTTGCCTTCGTCGGACTCGCTGGCATCGGGGGTGGGCTGGCGCTGTGGGCGCGCGGGCGTCAGCCAGCGTTGGGGACGACGCTGCTGACCTATACCGGGCATCTAAGTTCGGTGGTAACGGTGGTCTGGTCCCCGGATGGCAAACGGATCGCTTCTGGCTCCTCCGATCAAACGGTTCAGGTCTGGGACGGAGCCAGCGGCGGGCATCGCCTGGTCTATCGCGGCCATATGACCAATGTCAACGCGGTGGCGTGGGCGCCAACAGCGGGCGATCAACGGATCGCCTCGGCCAGCGGCAACAGCTTTTTTGGCGGTGAGCATGTTGTGCAGGTCTGGAACGCCGTCACGGCAGAGCGCCTGATCACCTATGAGGGCCATACCCAACCAGTGCTAGGCGTGGCCTGGTCGCCCGATAGCGCGCATATTGCCTCCGGGAGCGCGGACAAGACGGTCCACGTATGGGACGCCAGCAAGGGCAGCCTGATCCTGGCCTACACAGGGCATGCGGCCCTGGTTTCTGCTGTGGGGTGGTCGCCCGATGGGGCGTACATTGCTTCGGCCAGCAACGACACGACCGTCCATATCTGGGACGCGCGCACCAGGGCGCTCCGCTTCCCCTTGAAGCATACCAGTACCGTGAATGCCGTAGCGTGGTCGCCCGATGGCAGGCGCATCGCCTCGGCCAGCGGCAACCTCTTTCTGGGAGGCGAGCATACCGTTCATATCTGGGATGCCGCGACAGGCGGGCTGGTCCTGACCTACAGCGGCCACGCGGCGCCAGTCAGCGCCGTCGCCTGGTCCCCGGATGGGAGGCATATCGCCTCCGCTTCATCCGCTCTGGATAAGACGGTCCGTATCTGGGATGCAGCGAGTGGGGCCACTCGCTACATCTATCGCGGCCATACGCTCGGAGTCACTGCGGTAGGCTGGTCTCCAGATGGGCGGTTGGTTGTTTCCGCCAGCAACGATGGAACGGCGCGGGTCTGGCAAGCTACCTGA
- a CDS encoding ABC transporter ATP-binding protein, which produces MNTFEPSREAAEQRIGLNGNRAQSAIQAVLDEPVLEAIHLRKVFPLRQLRLFGPPRGVKAVEDVSLALRPGRCTALVGESGSGKTTVARLLARLYGQSAGAIHFRGQPIGGKRAWGLRNYRRHVQLIFQDPFSSLNPVHTVRYHLRRPLRLHGHAHSAAEEEQQIKALLERVNLTPAEQFMAKFPHQLSGGQRQRVAIARALAAKPEVLLADEPVSMLDVSIRLDVLNLLLRLKEEDRLALLYITHDIASARYFADETLVMYAGQMVEGGPSETVTQTPKHPYTQLLLLAAPDPDRIAAGAQQEDSPLLADRGEPPSLITPPSGCRFHPRCPFAMPVCREQFPPRTDLGAGHWTHCFLYGENAAVSNTSAT; this is translated from the coding sequence ATGAACACCTTCGAGCCTTCGAGAGAAGCTGCTGAGCAGAGAATCGGCCTGAACGGCAATAGAGCGCAGAGCGCCATCCAGGCAGTTCTGGACGAGCCGGTGCTGGAAGCCATCCATTTGCGCAAGGTCTTTCCTTTGCGACAACTGCGCCTTTTTGGCCCGCCGCGCGGCGTCAAGGCGGTGGAAGATGTCTCGCTGGCGCTGCGCCCCGGGCGCTGCACCGCGCTGGTAGGCGAAAGCGGCAGCGGCAAGACCACAGTGGCGCGCCTGCTGGCGCGGCTCTATGGGCAGAGCGCGGGCGCGATTCACTTTCGGGGCCAGCCCATCGGCGGCAAGCGAGCCTGGGGGCTGCGCAACTATCGCCGTCACGTACAGTTGATCTTTCAAGACCCGTTCTCTTCGCTCAATCCGGTGCATACCGTCAGGTATCACCTGCGCCGTCCACTGCGTCTGCATGGACACGCCCATTCAGCAGCGGAGGAGGAACAGCAGATCAAGGCGCTGCTGGAGCGCGTGAACCTGACGCCCGCCGAACAGTTTATGGCGAAGTTCCCACACCAACTCAGCGGCGGCCAGCGCCAGCGCGTCGCCATTGCGCGGGCGCTGGCGGCAAAGCCGGAAGTGCTGCTGGCCGATGAGCCAGTCTCGATGCTGGATGTTTCGATTCGGCTGGATGTGTTGAACCTGCTGCTGCGGCTCAAAGAAGAAGATCGCCTGGCGCTGCTCTATATCACGCACGACATCGCCAGCGCGCGCTACTTTGCTGATGAAACGCTGGTCATGTACGCCGGGCAAATGGTCGAGGGCGGTCCCAGCGAGACCGTCACGCAAACGCCGAAGCACCCCTATACCCAGCTCTTGCTGCTGGCCGCGCCAGACCCTGATCGCATAGCGGCAGGCGCCCAGCAAGAAGATTCTCCGCTGCTGGCGGATCGTGGTGAGCCGCCCAGCCTGATTACCCCGCCGAGCGGCTGCCGCTTCCATCCGCGCTGCCCATTTGCCATGCCTGTCTGCCGCGAGCAGTTCCCCCCGCGCACCGACCTGGGGGCGGGCCACTGGACCCACTGTTTCCTCTACGGGGAAAACGCCGCCGTTTCCAATACAAGCGCAACCTGA
- a CDS encoding LLM class flavin-dependent oxidoreductase: MQYGFVIPGGDARIVIELAVEAEAAGWDGVFIPDCIYIDSELDPQMPAYDPWAALAAIAVQTQRVRLGTMLTPVSRRRPWKLARETATIDQLSRGRLVLPVGLGALDDAGFGRVGEATDRKTRAELLDEGLEILAGLWSGQPFSYRGKHYHVENLTFLPPPVQSPRIPVWVVGAWPRPKSMQRVLRWDGLLPARMNDDGSFADVIPADLQAMRAYISEHRQQTTPFDVVMEGRTPGDDREQAIAMIRPFAEAGATWWNEAMWMPPNSPEDVRARIRQGPPRIAWPAAGGY; the protein is encoded by the coding sequence ATGCAGTATGGCTTTGTCATTCCCGGCGGCGACGCTCGGATAGTCATTGAACTGGCCGTTGAGGCCGAAGCAGCGGGCTGGGATGGCGTCTTCATCCCCGACTGTATCTATATTGACAGCGAACTTGACCCCCAGATGCCCGCTTACGACCCCTGGGCCGCGCTGGCCGCGATAGCTGTGCAGACTCAGCGCGTGCGCCTGGGCACCATGCTCACGCCCGTCTCGCGGCGGCGGCCCTGGAAGCTGGCCCGCGAAACCGCCACCATAGACCAGCTCTCTCGCGGGCGGCTGGTCCTGCCGGTGGGCCTGGGCGCGCTCGACGACGCTGGCTTCGGCAGAGTCGGCGAGGCTACCGACCGCAAAACCAGAGCCGAACTGCTCGATGAAGGGCTGGAGATTCTGGCCGGTCTCTGGAGCGGCCAGCCCTTCAGCTACAGAGGCAAGCATTATCATGTCGAGAACCTCACCTTCTTACCGCCACCCGTCCAATCGCCGCGCATTCCCGTCTGGGTCGTTGGAGCCTGGCCGCGCCCAAAATCCATGCAGCGCGTCCTCCGCTGGGACGGGCTGCTGCCCGCCAGAATGAACGACGACGGCAGCTTTGCCGATGTCATCCCCGCAGACCTCCAAGCCATGCGGGCATATATCAGCGAGCATCGCCAGCAGACGACCCCCTTTGATGTGGTCATGGAAGGCCGAACGCCCGGCGATGACCGCGAGCAGGCCATCGCCATGATACGACCGTTCGCCGAGGCAGGCGCAACCTGGTGGAACGAAGCCATGTGGATGCCCCCTAATAGCCCTGAAGACGTGCGCGCCCGCATCCGCCAGGGTCCGCCGCGCATCGCCTGGCCCGCCGCAGGGGGGTATTGA
- a CDS encoding GH1 family beta-glucosidase has translation MGNTDQAHSAAVSDISPDVSLADAFPPTFLWGAATSSYQIEGATREDGRGLSIWDQFAATPGAVYQGQTGDIAADHYHRMQDDVNLMAEMGLGAYRFSIAWPRILPKGSGKVNQRGLDFYDRLVDALLAKGITPAATLYHWDLPLTLHKRGGWLNRQTAYAFADYAEVVARRLGDRVDWWITQNEPWVAAFLGYGVGVHAPGMRDISAAVVAGHHLLLSHGLALPRLRALTRPTAQLGITLNLYPVYPANDRPETAQAVQRADDFLNRWFLEPIFCGRYPDTLFVDLKVAAPPVEDGDLALISAPTEFLGVNYYSRRVVRALSPGSAPGLWNPSAFEDVGVIPGATYTEMGQGWEVYPQGLADLLVRLKNDYAPPALLVTENGAAFEDHWDGDGHVSDPQRLDFVRGHIQAMAEAVAQGVPLRGYMVWSLLDNFEWGHGYSKRFGVVYVDYATQRRILKESGRWYASFVKAHRQGHT, from the coding sequence ATGGGCAACACTGACCAGGCGCACAGCGCCGCCGTGAGCGATATATCGCCGGATGTATCGCTTGCAGACGCCTTCCCCCCCACGTTCCTCTGGGGCGCGGCAACCTCATCCTATCAGATCGAAGGGGCTACCCGCGAGGACGGGCGCGGCCTTTCCATCTGGGACCAATTCGCGGCGACGCCTGGCGCGGTCTATCAGGGCCAGACTGGCGATATTGCCGCCGATCACTATCACCGCATGCAAGATGACGTGAACCTGATGGCCGAGATGGGCCTGGGCGCGTACCGCTTTTCCATCGCCTGGCCGCGTATCCTGCCTAAAGGGTCGGGCAAGGTGAATCAGCGCGGCCTGGATTTCTATGACCGCCTGGTTGATGCCCTGCTGGCAAAAGGCATTACGCCCGCCGCGACGCTCTATCATTGGGATTTACCCCTGACCCTGCACAAACGCGGAGGCTGGCTCAATCGCCAGACGGCCTATGCCTTTGCTGATTACGCGGAAGTTGTGGCAAGGCGGCTGGGTGATCGCGTGGACTGGTGGATTACGCAGAACGAACCCTGGGTGGCGGCGTTTCTAGGCTATGGCGTGGGCGTTCACGCGCCGGGCATGCGCGATATATCCGCTGCCGTCGTGGCCGGGCATCATCTTCTGCTTTCGCATGGGTTGGCGCTGCCCCGCCTGCGCGCCCTGACGCGCCCGACGGCGCAGTTGGGCATCACCCTCAACCTCTATCCGGTCTATCCGGCGAATGATCGCCCGGAGACAGCCCAGGCAGTACAGCGAGCGGACGATTTTCTCAATCGCTGGTTTCTCGAACCGATCTTCTGTGGCCGCTATCCCGACACGCTCTTTGTCGATCTTAAGGTAGCCGCGCCGCCGGTAGAAGACGGCGATCTGGCGCTGATCTCAGCGCCAACAGAGTTTCTGGGCGTGAATTACTATTCGCGCCGGGTGGTACGCGCGCTGTCGCCGGGGAGTGCGCCTGGCCTCTGGAATCCTTCCGCTTTTGAGGATGTTGGCGTGATCCCAGGAGCCACCTATACAGAGATGGGCCAGGGCTGGGAGGTCTACCCCCAGGGGCTGGCCGATCTGCTGGTGCGGCTCAAGAACGACTACGCGCCGCCCGCGCTGCTGGTGACGGAGAACGGCGCGGCCTTTGAGGATCACTGGGATGGCGATGGGCATGTCAGCGATCCCCAGCGGCTAGACTTTGTGCGCGGGCATATTCAGGCGATGGCCGAGGCCGTCGCGCAGGGCGTGCCGCTGCGCGGCTACATGGTCTGGTCGCTGCTGGATAACTTTGAGTGGGGACACGGCTATAGTAAACGCTTTGGCGTGGTCTACGTTGATTATGCGACCCAGCGCCGCATCCTGAAGGAGAGCGGGCGGTGGTACGCGTCCTTTGTCAAGGCGCACCGCCAGGGGCACACCTGA
- a CDS encoding glucose-6-phosphate dehydrogenase assembly protein OpcA has translation MNAEPTRQDVLAVDIQAIEDQWARLWKESTAATPANGGHPATRNSVLNLVVFTQRALTTSAVNNALDELFQRHPARVVLLLAQPDLPQEEMKAWIDLSLYKQAPRQGQNTNEQVMIEARGQTVNYLPGVVLPLLAANLPVFTWWADVPPIEQKIFERLAEVSDRMIVDSAEFTTVGDYFLTLARVSRSRQYRAAVSDLNWQRFAPWRELIAQFFDLEPVQPYLSGISQIAIEYAGSEANGRTAGVTNPAQGMLLVGWLASKLGWIVAPGQQKHSGGLYHLALRTLAGNPIAVEIRPRTSPARKKKPTLIQSRRQVEESEPEINPAWMVSQTVAGALITVTITSMYKGRTGVFSIQRSADHEHATTSCTVDGTPWGQTRTVHLDSIGRSELMYAELEVFSHDELFEDALSVAGGLIG, from the coding sequence ATGAACGCTGAACCCACGCGGCAGGACGTGTTGGCAGTAGATATTCAGGCCATTGAAGACCAATGGGCGAGGCTCTGGAAGGAGTCGACAGCGGCCACACCGGCCAACGGCGGCCATCCCGCCACGCGGAACAGCGTTCTGAACTTGGTTGTCTTCACCCAGCGCGCGCTCACTACTTCGGCAGTGAACAACGCGCTGGATGAACTCTTCCAGCGCCATCCCGCGCGCGTCGTGCTGCTGCTGGCGCAGCCGGACCTCCCACAAGAAGAGATGAAAGCCTGGATCGACCTCTCCCTCTATAAGCAAGCGCCGCGCCAGGGCCAGAATACCAACGAACAGGTCATGATTGAAGCCAGGGGCCAGACAGTGAATTACCTGCCGGGAGTCGTCTTGCCCTTGCTGGCGGCGAACCTGCCCGTCTTTACGTGGTGGGCTGATGTCCCGCCAATCGAACAGAAGATATTCGAGCGCCTGGCCGAAGTAAGTGACCGCATGATCGTTGATTCAGCGGAGTTCACAACCGTTGGCGACTACTTCCTCACGCTGGCGCGGGTCTCGCGGAGTCGCCAGTATCGCGCGGCAGTGAGCGATCTCAACTGGCAGCGTTTCGCGCCCTGGCGCGAACTCATCGCCCAGTTTTTCGATCTGGAGCCGGTTCAGCCCTACCTGAGCGGCATTTCGCAGATCGCCATTGAATATGCTGGCAGCGAGGCGAATGGGCGCACCGCAGGCGTCACCAATCCAGCCCAGGGAATGCTGCTGGTTGGCTGGCTGGCAAGCAAGCTTGGCTGGATTGTAGCGCCAGGCCAGCAGAAGCACAGCGGCGGCCTGTATCACCTGGCGCTGCGCACACTCGCCGGGAACCCCATCGCTGTGGAGATTCGTCCGCGTACCTCGCCTGCCAGGAAGAAAAAACCCACCCTGATTCAGAGCCGTCGCCAGGTAGAGGAGAGCGAGCCGGAGATAAATCCGGCCTGGATGGTCTCGCAGACTGTGGCCGGCGCGCTCATCACCGTAACGATCACCAGCATGTACAAGGGTCGTACCGGCGTCTTTTCTATTCAACGCTCGGCAGACCACGAGCATGCCACCACGTCCTGCACAGTGGATGGGACACCCTGGGGCCAGACGCGCACAGTCCATCTGGATTCGATTGGGCGCAGTGAACTCATGTACGCCGAACTAGAAGTCTTCAGCCACGACGAGCTTTTTGAGGACGCGCTCAGCGTCGCGGGCGGCCTGATAGGATAG